GATTCTTTGTATCCCTTCTAGAACGGAACCCCAGGTGAGATAAGGACAACACTATCGCCTGACTTGACGTTAATATGTAGAAACGACTGGACCTCAGATTGATTCACCTCTCACAAACAACATCTCAGATTTCCGGCTGATGGTCTAAATTTCAGTTAGAATCGACTCAGGTCAGTCTCAGAACCCCGCATACCTTGAgttcctcatcgtcatcgtcctcatccaCAGTGTAGATGGTCTCCTCGACTTCTCCCAACACCAGATTGCAGTGACTGTCGTAAGCCTGTCTATGATCAGTATCTCCTTGATCAAAGTAGTCACAGGCCTAACTGACGTGTAGCTTTCCCTTGAGCTCACGGTCTCCTCGAAGCTTGACAAAGACAACCTCGTTGAGAAGGAGTCGAACAAGGTCGAGAGGCTCCGAAACGTGATGAGGCTCTTCGCCTGCGTCAGCCATGGTTATTTGGAATAGTTGTTGACTGTGTTAGGTTCGTCTCAGTGAGTGTGGTGGTGAGCTGGGCAGGGCTGAGCTGGATATGTACCAAGGTTCAGTGGGAAAACGCGAATTGGCACGGTTGGGAAATCCTCGGAGAAATTGCTATGTTATGCAGTAAACCACGACGGCAGCGAATGCACCTATACCATACATTACCCCATGTTTTGATGCACTTAAGCAGTGCGGCTCAGGCCTGGTCCTTCCCGATTTGGGTTACACGGCAGCCAAACGCCCCTCGCGTTGAAAGAGGAGGTGTTCAGTTACATCCGAGGCCTTCCACCTTCATCGTCTTGCTCTTTTATTTCTCTCATGTTTTTGTGTTTTCTGTTTTTCGTGACAACTTCAGTGCCATGCTTTGGCGACAATCCCTCCTAAGAGGGACCCGTCTCGATCATCCATCGACATCTCCACTCGCTTTCGCGCTACGGATCTATGGTTCCTCGCTAATACACCAACGACCCGCTGAGGTGGGTCGAAGACGATGGTTGGCATCAATATCTCCCCCGGTTTCAACTTCGACTTCGACTTTTGCGCAACAGCGAGGTAATTCACTACCAGACGAAAGCTCTACCTACCGTCCCACGCCTTTAGATGTACTGCTCAAAGTTATACGATGTCAAGAGACTGGTCGTGTCCTCCCAGCGTTCCAAACCTGGGTCCAATCGTTGGTCAACGATGATACTGAGGTCGCCAACGCAGCTCTTCAAGAGCTAGCTGGGCTTCCTGTTGCAACATTCTCTGAGATTCTTCGAGCACTTGACCCCGTTGCAAACAAACATCTCGATGTTGCACACGATATCGCCATTTCTCCTGGTGAAATGCAGTTCACAAACGCACACCACCTTGTAGACGAATTCGGCGTGCGGTATCAGCATCGCTTTGTTCTCAACGCCTTGAAGATCATCACTAAAGCCCGTCGTGATGCTGGTCGCAGCCTTGTCCTGTCTGACTACGAAATCCTCATCCGTTGTGCGGGCGCCGCTGGAGACTTGGCAGATGTTATCTTCTTTTTCAGTGCAATTACACGCCATGGCTTGGGACCAAAACGCAGCACGAGAACTTGGAACGAGTTCTTCAAGGCTCGCTTCATGACCGACCCTGTATACTACCAATATCACCGACAGAGAGTCCTTTATAAGCCTCGTGAGGGGTACAAAATATTTTTCAGGACGCCTCTCAACAATGTTTGGCGACTGGAAAGTCTCCGACACAGCCGGAATGCCCTTCGCGCGACCCCCTTTAATCGTCAACGACATCGCTTATGGGCAGACAACATGCTATGGAAACGTAAAAAGACAGGTTTTCAAAGTTACTTCGCACATTGGCGCCGCAGCAAGGATACTGGTGTTCTACTCAATGAGGAACTACTTTGTACCACTCTGATTGCATTCGCTCGCAGTGGCTCGTTCCAACATATACGAGGCATTGTCCTCAAACGAGGATTCGGCATCGGACTGGTAGAAGACAGAAAGACCGGCACCTTCACCGTCGATGGTTTTAAGACGTTTCGTCCGGGCAATCCACGAGCTCCCACTGAGCGTCTGCTGAATGCTATTGTCGAAGCATTTGGGTCTATGATGCGCATTCGGCTGGCATACCAGCTCCTCACCCATGTCTCAATCACCTTCCAAATACCTATTCCACGCGAAACATGGTGTAATCTTCTCAACTGGGCCTATGTTTGCGGAGTTAAATCGAATCAGCGTCAGCGTCGGTTCATGGATTTCTTTCCTCCCTCCTCAAAGGTTACTCCGTCAATGGTTACCGAGATTTGGGACACAATGACTTCAGAACCTCACAATGTCGAGCCTTCGTTCGAAAATTACATCGTTTACATCAATTCGCTTATATTTAAGCATAGGTTCAGTGCGGCATTGGACATGATACGCGATCATGCAGTTCCTCATTACCGTCAGCTTGAGAAACAGCACCTACAGAGCGTGGTTGACGACGTTCTTCAGGAAGTATCAGAGCCCAGCCATAGCCGTCGAACAATCGAAACACAAAAGGAGCACACCTGGTACCAGATCGCAAAATGCCTGGAAAATCTCCTCAGTGCCGCTTCCAAGGACAGTCGCCGGCGGAAGGGCAACTTTGCAACTACTGCAATACCACATATCGTCACAGAATTCAGCGAATTTCTACACGACCAGATACGCTATCGCACCTCCCAAGGCTATGTATGCCTGGAACGCTCAGTAGAGCTGCCACGCTTCAAATGGGCTACAAAGTTACGAACGACACTGCCTCAGTTAAAGGGTGGTGTAGAAACGCAGATGATGGTGGGCAGGGGCGTGATTGAAGAGGCAGAAACCTACGAAGAGCGCAAAGAGAACTGGCCCAGAGACTTTGAGATGAAGATCCTTGAATGGAGGCGGAAACCGCTGCCCAGACCCCGTGCGATGGGGGCTGCGCCCGAGAGGACAGCCGTGGATGCGAGGGAGTGGTGGAAGACTTTAGAAGATGAATTAATGGTGTAGATATAAGGTACCGGTGATAGATCTAGACTATCTAGATGCCATGTATCATAGACTTAGCGTAGCGAGTCAAGAATCGTTTTTCTTCGCTTACTAGGTGGTTCATTCGTCAATCGTAATAGTCAACTTGAAATAAAACAAGAATGGCAAATGATAACAAAATCTGATTCATAACTGTTATATTCTGGTGTCGTCTTGTCGTGGGTATCTAATCCTGCCAAAGTCTCCTGATAATCTCTGTCGGAGACAGCCGTGTCATCCGTGGTATAACTACATACATAAGTTCCAACAAGGTATACAAAAATGACAAActcttttcctttgtttTCTCTGTTCCCATCTTGTTCTGTGGTCCAGTCCATCTTACAGTTGGCTTTGTTACATATCCAAAAACGCAGTACAGAACCAAAGTCATAATAAGGAAATGACAAAGGGAAGTGATAGGTAATTTGATACGGAACCAGCCCGTTGAAATCAAGATGCTGCTTCAGCGAGGACACTCAAAAGGCTCACTGCTGCACCGCCAATGCCAACAGCGCCAAGAGCTTCACCccatttctttcttccttgaGGGCGATCTTCCCTCCTGGTACTTCTCCTATCGCGATCTCTGTCACGATCCCGCTCACGGTCTCGGTCACGATCACGATCTCTCTCGCGATGGTACCGCTTTCCGCTGTCGTAGTAATAGTCGCCATGTCTATCGCTTCGTGAGTGGCGATCTGCACTATCAGAGTATCTTCGCGAACGTCGCGATGATCTGGTAGGGCTCTGTCGCCGGCGCTCACGATGATGATCATGGTCACGCTCACGATGGCGATCGTCCCTGTATGATCGGGGACTTCGGGCATCAACCTCGTACGGCTCCGGGTCGAAGCGCACGTGGTTTTCATTTTTGTTCTTGAGAATTGGCTTCGGCATTGTGGTGCTCGAAGGAGATGTCGGGTTCTTTGTGGGAGGATTGACGATATACGGATAGCTCTTGGTTCCTTTCTCAGACGActtatcttcttcatcgtctgaGATATCGGTTTCGTCAAAAACTCcgctatcatcatcatcttcttcccgGCTGCTCTTCGAATCTCGCCGCTCAGAGTGGTGGTCGTGCTTACGAGGCGGAGGACCACGTCGTGAACGAGCAGCTCGACAGGCAGCACTCTCACGGGCAAACTCGGACACTTGTTCTCGGGTCAAACGGCCCAAAATTGCAACGTAGTCTGGGCGAGCCTCATAGCGCACACCAGCTCGTTCAAGAACCTCGGGGCTAACTAGCTCCCGTCTAATTCTGGTCCACTGGGCATCAGGAGGAATCTCATTACCCCATCGATCAGGAGCAAGTCGAGGAGCGCTGTTCCGTGGACTGCTACCGTAAGATGGGGGCCCGCTATTGATATAATGAGGCATAGGGGGCATGGAGCGTGGAGATGACTCAATGTGGCGTGTAATTGGGGAACTTGACAACTCTGGGACATCTGGCAAACTGTTTGGTAGCATCTGTCTATGTCCGGGAGACAAACTGTACTGGTCGTTGCCCTGGACGTTCAGATTTGCCATTCGCGTGTTGAGGTTATCCATGGCGAGGAGATCCTGGGTCGACACCATTGCCATGGAGTAGTCAGATTCATTGTCGGCATCTCTTGGGGACGACGAAATAGGCTCTCTCGCGGTGTCGCTGTTTGACCTTCCTCGCCCACCAGTGATAATAACGGGTGGATATTTTCTGTACGGACTGCTGTCAAGCTCTTGGGGTGAGGTGGGCTGTGATCTCGCTTCATGCTCCAAGAGACCCCTCACGGTGGGATAGTTACCGCCATACTGGTTCTGAACGGACTCGAGCTCGCGAACGTATGCTCGTAGAACATCCTGACGCTGTGTTAGTCGTAACGATCTACAAGGGAGATTTGATCAACACGTACTTTGTGTTTGCGTAGCACTTGGGGGGAAAACCCTTGATCTTCGAGCTCGATCTTGAATTCGCGCCAGAGaccatcctcgtcttcagTAAAACTGCCCTCGTTGCGGTTTCGAAATAGCTTAGTGGCGATTTCGTCAACCACATCCTTGATTCTCTCAAGTCCCTCTTGGCCTTCGACAACCCTGGTGGGTCTGTTCTCGGCATGCAGCTGAACGGCGTCAAGAAACATCTCGACACTGGTCTTGTCCCCAACCAGTTTATGCTTGATGACCGAGAGTTCTTGATTGCGCTGGCGCTCATCTTCTGGCATGACAGCGCGGCCGTCCCCATACTTATCTAGATGACGCTCAAGTTGGCCGAGGGTGAATTCACAGTCATCGACGAGAGGCTCGAGCTGGCGACCATAGAcggacgaggacgaggctTGGACATTGCTGAGAACTGAATCTTGGTCGGCTGCTTCGATGCGCAGATGTCGTAGGGCTATATGTAGATTTCGAACTGCAGTGGCGACGTCGGTAAATGGAAGACCTGATTGTTTGGCGCGAAGGTAGAGGGTTCGAGCGAATGCATCGAGAGCATCGATGCGTTGGACGGTTGAGCCGCCGCTCATGGCTTGTTGTTTGAGCTCAGACGAGCTTTGATAGTGTTGTTAAGCTAAATGTGTAGTATAGTATAGTATAGTATAATTTTAAGTCGGCGTTGCAGAGGTTAGAAGAGTGGGCGCTCCCGAGTAGTTGTTAGTACCTAGTAAGGAGCAGGCAATCGTATCGTAGAGAGAGCTGTGTTGTTAAAGTGCAAGAGTTGGGTGGATGCCAAGTAAATAAAGGCAGGTAAATATTTTTCAAGGATAAATAAGAAGAGAGCGGCAAGGAAAGTAGAAGGGTTGGGACGGGAAGAAAGGGAAGATTGGATGCTACAGTAGAAGATGGAGGGGATACTTTATCAGGTTATGGATCCATGAAATGGAAGCCCAGTCCAGATAAAGGTTGGGGAGAGAGGTACAAAGACGTAGTATCCTTTTGGCTGGGGCAGGCACGCGGAAGAGGCGTAGGAGCAGAGAGAGGAACAACCATCACTTGATGGAAGGGTAGGGAATGTGTGTGGGTGTGTAAAATTCGGGCTTAGACAACCGTAATTGTACAGTGACTGTACAAGTaagtggtgatgttgatggtgggTGACCAGGCTAAGAGCTACTATCGGTAGCGAACCGTCCTCGTGGTTATACGCTCCAAGTTTTTGGTGGATGATTGCATGTTTCTCAGTGTCGCTCAGCATGGTTACTCGTGTGATAATGATCTGACTGGCTCATCCTCGTGCTTTCAACCCATTTCATCTCGTCTCGTTGTTGTCTCCCAGGCAGAGAAACTCCTCAATAATGGAACATCTCATCGTAAGGCCCTGTAACAGCACTACTTCCGGGGAGCAGTGGGGAAATGTCCCCCCCCCGTTCTTTGTCCTGGGTCTAGTGACGTAGGTAGCCGCTGTCTACGCTAACAGCCTTACATCATCGCTTGTGCATTTGCAAGGCTGGTCTCTGGAGATCTCTGTCGCTGCAGGGTTCGCGACTGGAATTTGATGCTGAAATTAGATCGCCAGCTGTATCTATGGCCACCCTCTCGAGTGTACCTTCGTTTCAGTTTGATTTCTGACACTCAAGTAATTGGCTCCGTCTTTTTTTACGAGAGAAAACCGTTTTCCGGCGTATTTTGCCTCTTGGATCTTGTACTGCGCCACCCGCTCGGCAACAGGGCGCAACGTGGGGCATTCTCGTAGACCTAATTTAGCGGCATCAAGAAACTCTCCAGGACGAAATGACGAACTGCTCATCCAGGGACGAACACAAACGGTCGCAGGGTCCCTTGACTTTACCCGGAGAGGGACATGCCACTACCTCATGTACAAGAGGTGATCAAGTGTTTCAGCTTGCTCGACTCCTGTCTATCATTTCATCACCAATTTCCTTAATTAAACATGTACCTCCGGCCTCAAGGATCATGGCTTGCTTTTCTCACCCAGTCCCTTGCTGTTGGGAATAATGGATACATCATCGGTAAAGgccgacatcatcatcagtcaCGTCTTCGTACTCGGCCTCGGCCTCTTGGCTTATTACTACGTTGTAGCTGCTTGGAGTCTCTAGTCTCTCGGCTTTCTCCATTTGTCATCCGTTTTCCTTCTAGAACATGACTAAGTTTCGCAATGCGCTCCTCATTCGCCTCTAGTTTATATCCTCCTGAGAACGTCGCTTTTGCTGCAATTCCCCACTATCAATGGATTCTCACATATCATCTCCACCAACCGAATGAACCGAAATCGATCTACAATGCAGGGCTTTCATGCTGTTTAaaaaattctttttttttccttacCTCTTTTCTCTAATGCATAAATGTTTGCATGATTTGATTCATGTACCCCACTCCTATTGAACATGTCCTCGGCTACCCGCAGCCTTTCTTTCAAGCCGTGCAAGCCTCTATCTATCATCTGGTAGTTCGGCTCCATGCATTAGCTACACAACCCTTACATGTCGGCAGTGCTTCCGCGATGAGCTTTGGCCCATTTCCAGGCTGTGCTCGTAAAGTCAAGACCAACACTGGTAGACTGGTACTGTGCTTGGGTAAAAAAACAGGCAACCATTTGAGAGAGTCTCTGACGCTGATCAATAGGTAGTCATACTTCCGAGGCTTTGATATCCGAATGTACTGTACTTTCGGGTCTCCATGATACGCGGTGACTCACTCCCGTAAGAGATCAGCACGTCGTGTCCCAAAGAGCCAATGGATGATGAACCACCACGCTGGCTGCACGTAACCGCAGCGCAGGGCTTAACGAAAGGCCGATTCCCTCTAAATCCATACTTGCTCAGTCCTTACACTACATGTTCAGGTTCCACAACAGTTCATAGGTACCCTGTGGTTCGTCGCAATATCCCGACGTCTCTGAAACATTCGCGACTAGCAACAGAATTATGCGCTTGCCTTTTCTCAAGCGAGTAGTTATTGCATTGCATGTCACGCAGTAAACAAGTTCCGTCGAGCTTGGTTGCACGTTTCTGTCCGTGACGCCGAGATTAAACCATCCATTCTTTTGATATGCCTGTCTCTATCTCTCTGCAACTGCATCGGTAGATGAGATGCCATATGCAGCCACCGAACCCTGCTATGTTGACCTCACAATATCGCTGTAAACAAACATCTTTGTCTGATAACCCAaaatctcatcaacatgtgATCCTAATTAACCCATCAACACCCCCCTCATGGCTCCAACGTGCGCCGCGGGTAGCCGATCTCCTTAGCTTTAAGCTCTGCCCCGCGTCTCTTTATGCTTCACCACGGTTCCTGGGCGTAGGCTCGCCTATGTTCCTCCAATAGACTCTTCGAACCTGGAACCCCTCCGCCATAAGCCAAGCCCTAGGACTAGCTCCGTTGGTGTCAGAATGAACACTGCGACTTTCAGCCGCATACCATGTGGTGTCGCAGACCGGGAACGTGCTTCCAGGTGAGAGCCTCCGTAGCGCATTCTTCTGGTTGCCTTCTTCGAAAACC
This DNA window, taken from Fusarium oxysporum f. sp. lycopersici 4287 chromosome 7, whole genome shotgun sequence, encodes the following:
- a CDS encoding small nuclear ribonucleoprotein, coding for MADAGEEPHHVSEPLDLVRLLLNEVVFVKLRGDRELKGKLHAYDSHCNLVLGEVEETIYTVDEDDDDEELKTISRKSEMLFVRGDSVVLISPGVPF
- a CDS encoding small nuclear ribonucleoprotein, with amino-acid sequence MADAGEEPHHVSEPLDLVRLLLNEVVFVKLRGDRELKGKLHAYDSHCNLVLGEVEETIYTVDEDDDDEELKTISRKSEMLFVRGESI